A stretch of DNA from Curtobacterium sp. MCBD17_035:
CGCGCGCGTTCCAGGGCATCGCGTGGGGCTCGTCCGCGCTATCGTCGAATGGGTTCGACCGCGTCGCGGTCCGGGTCCGGGCGGAGAGAGAGGGCCCACCGTGCCAGTGCAGCGCATCGCCGACGTCGCCCGGCACGCGGGCGTGTCGACGAGCACCGTGTCGTACGTGCTCAGCGGGAACCGACCGATCTCCGCGGAGACCCGGCGGCGGGTCGAGGCGAGCATCGACGCACTCGGGTTCATCCCACACGCCGGCGCGCGGTCGATCCGACGGCGGCGCACCAACGTGGTCGCGCTCGCGCTCCCGCTCCGCCCGGAGTCGCAGGTGCGTGTGCAGATGGAGTTCGTCCTGAGCATCCTCAGCGCCGCCCGGCAGGAGGGCAAGCACGTGCTGCTCCTCAGCACCGAGGACGGGGTCCAGGCGATCCGCGAGGTGACCGCGGGCTCGCTCGTCGACGGCGTGATCCTCATGGAGGTCGAGACGGAGGACGCCCGCGTCGCCCTGCTCGAGCAGCTCGGGTTCCCGACCGTCGTGCTCGGCACCCCGGGGCCGCCGGTCACCCTGCCGTCGATCGACTTCGACTTCGCCGCTGCCGGGGCGCTCGAGGCGACGAACCTCATGGACCAGGGCCACCGCCACATCGGCTACGTCGGACACGCGGTCGAGACCTTCGACCGCGGCCTCGGGTTCGCGGTCACCGCGCGGGACGCCGTGCTGCGGACCGTGCGCGACGCGGGCGGCACCGCCACGTGGGTGTCGACCGGGGGCTCCCGGGCGGACGTCGCGGAGTCGCTCGAACGGCTCTTCGCGCTCGACCCGGACATCACCGGGCTCGTCGTCCACAACGAGACGGCGCTCCCGACCGTGCTCGACCGGCTCCGCGAGCTCGGGCGCCACGTGCCGCGGGACGTCTCCGTGACCGCTCTCGCGCCCGACGCCGATGCCGAGCACTGCGTGCCGCCCGTGTCGAACGTGGACCTGCCGTCGGGCGAGATGGCCCGGACGTCCTTCGCGATGTTGCTCGAGATCCTCGACGGGGGGACACCGGAGGCGTCGCGCATCCCGCCGACCCTGCAGCACCGGGGATCGGTGACGACGCCCCGTCGGTAGTGCTCGGCCGCAGCGTGTCGGAACGCCGTAGCGTGGGAGCATGCCGGACCTCCTGGTCGTCACCGGTCCACTCGCGGTTGGGAAGGACACGACCGCCGACGCCCTCGCTCGCCTGCTCCGCGCCCGGGGGCGGACCGTCGTGGTCGTCGACGTCGACGACGTGGCCGCGATGGTCGCCGGGGGAGCGGCCGACTCTGGACTCTGGGCCGCGGCGCACGAGGCCCACGGTGCCCTCGTCGCCTCCTGGATGCGCTCGGCGGTCGACGTCGTGATCGCCGTCGGCCCCGTGTTCTCGGCCGAGGAACGGGACGCCCTCACCCGACCGTTGCCACCAGGGGTCACGCCGACCTGGGTGGTCCTCGACGCGCCGGTGGAGGTCACGTTCGGTCGTGCCGCCGCCGATGCCACCCGAGGACGGTCCCGCGTGGCCGCGTTCCACCACGAGGCCCACCGGCGCTTCCGGGGACTCCTGCCGTCGATCCCCGCGGACGTGCTGATCGACACCTCCGTGCGGCGACCAGACGACATCGCGGTCACGGTCCTCGCGCTGCTCGATCAACGCTGAACAGCTCCGGCGTCGCCCCTGGGAGCCGAGCAGACCCGGCCCGGCACGATGGACCGATGGCATCCACCACGGCGTCGCGCAACGTCCTCCGTGACGACACGATCGGCCTCCTGACCCGCGGCTACGGCTTCGGCGCGCACATCTGGCGGCGCGCGGACGCCGGCGCACGGTCGGTCCCCATGCGCCTGCTCGGGGACCGGGCACTGCTCGTCCGCGGGGCGGAGGGCGTCGCGGCGTTCTACGACGAACGCCTGGTCCGTCGCCACGGAGCGATGCCCGCCGTCGTCCGGCTGACCCTGTTCGGCCCGGGATCCGTGCACGGTCTCGACGGCGACGACCACCGGCACCGCAAGGCGACCTTCGTCGACGTCGCGTACGAGGACGCCCAGGTCGAGCGGCTCTCACCCCTGTTCGACCGGGAGTGGCGGGCGGAACTCGCGGCGTGGATCGCCGGTGGTGAGCGGTCGGCGTACCGGGCCGCGGTCGGCGCGTACGGACGGGCGAGCATGCGGTGGGCGGGCCTCCCGGGCACGGACGAGGCGAGGACCCGGTGGGCCGCACGGCTCGCGCAGATCGTCGACGGCTTCGGCGTGCCGTACTCGCCCGAGTACCTGCTCGCGGTCCGGAACCGGCTGTGGTCGGACCGACACGCGCGGCGCCTCGTCGAGGCCGTCCGGAGCGGCCGACTCGACCCGGCTGCCGGCACGGCCCTGTACGAGTGGGCGTGGCACCGCGACCGCCAGGGGGCGCTGCTCCCGTCGCGCACCGCCGGCGTGGAGCTGCAGAACAGCTTCCGTCCGATGATCGCGGTCGCGCGGTTCGCCGCATTCGCCGCGGCGGCGCTGCACGACCGCCCGGACTGGCGGACGCGGATCGCCGACGAGACCGCGGCGCGTGGCTCGCTGGTCGGCGGTCCGCTCGCGACCGCGTTCGCGCAGGAGATCCGTCGGACGGCGCCGTTCGTGCCGATGCTCCCGGCGCGCGCCGTGCAGGACGTCGAGATCGACGGCGCGCGGGTGCCGGCGGGCGGTCGACTGGTGCTCGACATCCTCGGCACGGACACCGACGACCGCTCGTGGGAGCGGCCCGACGTGTTCGACCCGGAGCGGTTCGTCGGCGTCGACGACTACGAAGCGCTCCCCGCGTTCGTCCCGCACGGTGGCGCATCGGTGACCGGTGGCCATCGCTGCCCCGGGGAGAAGCTCGCCATCGCCGGGCTCGCGGCGGCCGTCGCGGCGCTGAGCGATCCCCGCGTGACGGTCCTCGCCGCCGGACTCGACGTCGACCGCCGTCGCATGCCGACGAAGCCCCGGTCGGGCGTCCGGGTGCGGCCGAGCGGGATCGGTGCGCGCTGTCCCTTCCACTGATCCGGGCGGTGACCGTCCCGCGCACCGTTCCCAGTCGGTTCCCCGTATCCTGACGGTGGAAGCAATGGCGATTCCGGTAGAAGAGCCTGGTCGCCGTGGCGCGTCCCCGCGGTCAGGCGTGGCATCGAACCCCTGAGCGCATCGTGACCCACCATCGCATCGAATTCGTGACCCGTGACCGCACGGGCATCACCGCCGTCGTGACGTCGACCGGCGTCGTGGACGCCGACGCGGTCATCCGCAACATCCAGGCGGGACACTCCGGCTACTACGTCGAAGCGACCGATTGGCGGCGCGCACCGGTCCGGACCCTCTCGGTCCTCGGTGGGGCGTACCTGTTCGCGAACTGGGACGGCAGCAAGCGCAACAACCTCCACGACATCGCGGCGCGTGCACCCGTACGCGCCGTGGAGCCGGCGAAGCCCACCGAGTCGCGGTTCATGGTCGCGCTCGGCGCCGCTGTGTCGGCGCTCCTCGGACGACGCCGGACGGCGTACCGCCGCTGACGCCGGATCCGCCGTACGGTCGACGTGCGCAGGTCGCGCACGGCAAGGAGGGACCCCCGATGGAACTCGTCTTCGTCCACGGCGCGCTCGTGCGCGACGGCTCGTGGTGGTGGGGCCCCACGGCTGAGCTGCTCCGCGAGCGCACCGGCGTCCGCAGCACGGCGGTCGCCCTGCCCTCGTGCGGTGAGACCGCGCCTGACGACGTGGCCGGGGGACTCGTCGCCGACGCCGCCGCGCTCCGCGGCGTGCTCGACGGCCTCGACGCGGCGATCGTCGTCGGCCACTCCTACGGTGGGACCGTCATCGCCGAGGCCGGGACCCACCCCGCCGTCGCCCACCTGGTGCTCGTGTCGTCGTACCTGCCCGACGTCGGCCAGACGCAGGGCGGCGTCATGAGCGGCGAACCGGACCCCGTCACGATCGCCGACGGCGGTGACGGGACCGTCCACCTGTCCGGCTACGACGCGGCGTCGTTCGGCGCCCGGTTCCTCCAGGACGCCGACGAGACGGTGCAACGCGAGGCGTGGGAGCGGCGGACGGCCCAGGCGGCCGCGGCCTTCGTCACACCGACGAGCACCGCCGGGTGGCAGGGCGTCGACTCGACGTACCTCGTCTGCCAGGAGGACCGGAGCACGACCGTCGCGTTGCAGCGGTCCCACGCCGCTCGCGCCACCCGCGCCGTGGATCTCCCGACCGGTCACCACCCGTTCCTGACCCGGCCCGACCTCGTCGTCGAGCAGCTGGAGGCCGTGCTGCACCGCGGCTGATCCGCGTCCGGTGGCGCGCAGGGAGGACCGCGGCCACGGCGAGCGCCTACCCCGGCTGACGCCGTGGCGGCAGCACGGTGGCGACGGCGATGACCACCAACACGGCCGGCGCCGAGATCGCGACGACGCGGAATCCGTCCCCGTCGGCCTGACCGACGACGCCGCCCACGAACGACCCCAGTGCCATCGCGCCGGCGACGCACGCGCTCACCCAGGCCACCGCCTCGGTGAACACCGCGCCGTGGACCTCCTGGTGGAGCACCCGGTTGGTGGAGATCGTGAACGGTGTGATCGTCGCGCCCGCGAACAGTCCGAGGGGGAACAGCCAGCCGAGCCCGGGGGACAGTGCGAGCGCGCTCCAGAACACCGCGACGGCCGCGGAAGCCGCGAGCAGCAGGCGGAAGGGCGGGACCCGCGACGGCACGGCGCTCATGAGGACACCACCGGTCACGCTGCCGATCGAGTACGCGGTGAGCACGAGACCGGCGATCTGCGGGAGGCCCGCTTCCGTCGCCCACGCGACGACCGTGACGTCGTTGACCCCGAAGGTCAGACCCAGTGCCACGCTCGAGACCAACAACGCCATCACGCGCCGGGAGCGCCACGGGACGAACGCGCGCCGTGTCACGCTGACGCCCCCGGTCGGTCCGCGCCCGACCCCGCGCCGGAGCCACAGGCACCCCGCGGCGCCGAACACGCCCGACGCCACCAGCCCTGCGGCCGGGTCCACCGCCGCCGAGACGAGGGCCGCGAGGGCCGGCCCGAAGACCCAGACGAGCTCGTCCGCGATCGCCTCGAGCGAGAACGCCAGGTGGATCCCGCTGCCGGCATCGACCATCGCCGTCCATCGCGCGCGGGTGAACGCCCCGGCCGGCACGATCGTCGCGCCGACGAGGAGCACCGCCACGGTGAGGACCACCAGGGACTGGCGCGTGGTGCCGGCGGCGACGAGGAGCACGACCGCGACCGGGTGCCCCACGGCGGCGACCAGGAGTGCTCCGCGCTGCCCACGACGGTCGGCGACGCGGCCGAACACCGGCCCGGTGAGTGCACTGGCGGCGATCGCCACCCCCGAGGCGAACCCGGCGTCGGCGAACGACCCGGTCACCGAGCGGACGAAGAACAGGACGCTGAAGCCGACGACGGCGAGCGGGATCCGCGCGACGAGTCCGGCGGCCGCGAGGTGCCGGCGATCCGTCGGCGCGAGGAGCGCGGACCAGCCCCGCAGCCCGGTCGTCGTCGACGCGTTCACGGTTCCCCTCGCTGTGCTCGGCACGCACGGCGTCGTGCGGACGCTCCTGAGCGTAGGGCACGCCGACGACCCGCCGCTCAGGCTCCGGCGTCGGCGAGCACGGCAACCGTCACTGTGCTCCGTCACGGAGCGCGCGGAGCACGGCACGGCTGATCGTCCGCTGACCCCGGTCGTCCGGGTGCAGGTCGTCGGTCGGCGAGATGCCGGGGCGCGACGCGAGGTCGCCGGGGAACGCGTCCGCGATGCTGACGTACGCCGAGCCGGTCGCCGCCGCGACCCGCTTCGCGACGTCCCGGTAGGCGGACCACGGCTCCCGCAGCTGCGCCTGCATGGAGGGACCGGGCGCGAACTCGCCGATCACCAGGACGGACGGCCTGGACGGCAACCGCCGCAGCGCCCGAACGAAGCGTTCGTAGTCCGGCAGCAACTGGTCCGCGGTCAGGCTCTTGGCGTCGTTGCCGCCCAGAGTGATCGTGACGAGGTCGGGAGCAGCACGCCGCATCGCCCCGAGGAACCCGGCCTCGTCCTTCGTGAACAGGCCGACGGTCGCGCCGGAGTGCGTCGCGTCGAGCAGGGTGACGCCCCGGTCGCGATCGCCGTCGTAGACGGTGAAGCCCTCGAGGTCGACCGTCCCGAGCGCCGAGACGGTCACGGTGTGCTTCCCGGCGGCCAGCCCGTCCACCTTCGTCATCGTGCCGGTGCTCGCGGCGCCGTCGGTGTCGACCTGCACGGGGGACGAGGAGTCCACCCGGTAGGTGAAGGACCCGGATCCGGGGTAGCGGGTCCACCAGATGTCGACGCCGGTCCCGGTGAACGTGTACGTGCGCGACGATCCGGGGAGCATGCGCACCGCGCGGTACCCGAGGTCGGGAACGCTGTCGTCGAAGCTGGTCGACCCCGTGGTGGCGCTGGCCCAGTCGCCCCACGTCGAGTCCGGGCCGTACACGGCGAACTCGGCGGGCAGGTATCCCGCTCCTCCGGCGGCGCCCTCCGTCGGGTGCGCCTCGCGCAGGGCGGCGAGGGTCAGGTCGAGCCACCGGTCGGAGCGGGTGGAGGCGCCCTGCCCCTCGCTCAGGGAGTCCCCGACCGCCACCCACCGGGCCGGCGCGTGCGCCCGGTCCTCGACGGCGGCGTTCCACGTCGCCAACGGGTCGCGCGCGACGGCGGACGGAGTCGTGGGCTCGCCTCCGGATGCCCGGGTGGTCGCGGCGGTGCATCCCGTGAGCGTCAGCAGGATCGCGAGCACCAGGGCGGCGACGGGCGCGCCGGGTCGTCGCTCGAGCACAGGACCGGTCATGGGGTCATTGAATGCGGACCCGGGGTGATCGGTCAAGGAGCGTGTCGCGGGACCGGCAGGCGGTGAGCGGTCGTCCAACGGGCGGAGGTGGTGGCGCCGACCGGACGGCCGGCACCACCACGCGCGCATCAGGCCGAGGCGGAGGCGACCCGCTCCGGTCGGCCGGGCACCGCCTCCCGGCCGACCACAGCGGCACCGTGCGGCTCGAG
This window harbors:
- a CDS encoding LacI family DNA-binding transcriptional regulator, with the translated sequence MPVQRIADVARHAGVSTSTVSYVLSGNRPISAETRRRVEASIDALGFIPHAGARSIRRRRTNVVALALPLRPESQVRVQMEFVLSILSAARQEGKHVLLLSTEDGVQAIREVTAGSLVDGVILMEVETEDARVALLEQLGFPTVVLGTPGPPVTLPSIDFDFAAAGALEATNLMDQGHRHIGYVGHAVETFDRGLGFAVTARDAVLRTVRDAGGTATWVSTGGSRADVAESLERLFALDPDITGLVVHNETALPTVLDRLRELGRHVPRDVSVTALAPDADAEHCVPPVSNVDLPSGEMARTSFAMLLEILDGGTPEASRIPPTLQHRGSVTTPRR
- a CDS encoding AAA family ATPase; this translates as MPDLLVVTGPLAVGKDTTADALARLLRARGRTVVVVDVDDVAAMVAGGAADSGLWAAAHEAHGALVASWMRSAVDVVIAVGPVFSAEERDALTRPLPPGVTPTWVVLDAPVEVTFGRAAADATRGRSRVAAFHHEAHRRFRGLLPSIPADVLIDTSVRRPDDIAVTVLALLDQR
- a CDS encoding cytochrome P450: MASTTASRNVLRDDTIGLLTRGYGFGAHIWRRADAGARSVPMRLLGDRALLVRGAEGVAAFYDERLVRRHGAMPAVVRLTLFGPGSVHGLDGDDHRHRKATFVDVAYEDAQVERLSPLFDREWRAELAAWIAGGERSAYRAAVGAYGRASMRWAGLPGTDEARTRWAARLAQIVDGFGVPYSPEYLLAVRNRLWSDRHARRLVEAVRSGRLDPAAGTALYEWAWHRDRQGALLPSRTAGVELQNSFRPMIAVARFAAFAAAALHDRPDWRTRIADETAARGSLVGGPLATAFAQEIRRTAPFVPMLPARAVQDVEIDGARVPAGGRLVLDILGTDTDDRSWERPDVFDPERFVGVDDYEALPAFVPHGGASVTGGHRCPGEKLAIAGLAAAVAALSDPRVTVLAAGLDVDRRRMPTKPRSGVRVRPSGIGARCPFH
- a CDS encoding alpha/beta hydrolase — its product is MELVFVHGALVRDGSWWWGPTAELLRERTGVRSTAVALPSCGETAPDDVAGGLVADAAALRGVLDGLDAAIVVGHSYGGTVIAEAGTHPAVAHLVLVSSYLPDVGQTQGGVMSGEPDPVTIADGGDGTVHLSGYDAASFGARFLQDADETVQREAWERRTAQAAAAFVTPTSTAGWQGVDSTYLVCQEDRSTTVALQRSHAARATRAVDLPTGHHPFLTRPDLVVEQLEAVLHRG
- a CDS encoding MFS transporter, whose product is MNASTTTGLRGWSALLAPTDRRHLAAAGLVARIPLAVVGFSVLFFVRSVTGSFADAGFASGVAIAASALTGPVFGRVADRRGQRGALLVAAVGHPVAVVLLVAAGTTRQSLVVLTVAVLLVGATIVPAGAFTRARWTAMVDAGSGIHLAFSLEAIADELVWVFGPALAALVSAAVDPAAGLVASGVFGAAGCLWLRRGVGRGPTGGVSVTRRAFVPWRSRRVMALLVSSVALGLTFGVNDVTVVAWATEAGLPQIAGLVLTAYSIGSVTGGVLMSAVPSRVPPFRLLLAASAAVAVFWSALALSPGLGWLFPLGLFAGATITPFTISTNRVLHQEVHGAVFTEAVAWVSACVAGAMALGSFVGGVVGQADGDGFRVVAISAPAVLVVIAVATVLPPRRQPG
- a CDS encoding GDSL-type esterase/lipase family protein, which codes for MTGPVLERRPGAPVAALVLAILLTLTGCTAATTRASGGEPTTPSAVARDPLATWNAAVEDRAHAPARWVAVGDSLSEGQGASTRSDRWLDLTLAALREAHPTEGAAGGAGYLPAEFAVYGPDSTWGDWASATTGSTSFDDSVPDLGYRAVRMLPGSSRTYTFTGTGVDIWWTRYPGSGSFTYRVDSSSPVQVDTDGAASTGTMTKVDGLAAGKHTVTVSALGTVDLEGFTVYDGDRDRGVTLLDATHSGATVGLFTKDEAGFLGAMRRAAPDLVTITLGGNDAKSLTADQLLPDYERFVRALRRLPSRPSVLVIGEFAPGPSMQAQLREPWSAYRDVAKRVAAATGSAYVSIADAFPGDLASRPGISPTDDLHPDDRGQRTISRAVLRALRDGAQ